In Salmo salar chromosome ssa15, Ssal_v3.1, whole genome shotgun sequence, one genomic interval encodes:
- the tmeda gene encoding transmembrane emp24 domain-containing protein 10 precursor (The RefSeq protein has 1 substitution compared to this genomic sequence), with amino-acid sequence MARFAALLLLPVLIESVFSISFFLPVNSRKCLREEIHKDVLVTGEYDINDETNTKTNLKITDSSGHILYSKEDATKGKFAFTTEDYDMFEVCYESKSPMGTGRVPDQLVNLDMKHGVEAKNYEEIAKVEKLKPLEVELRRLEDLSESIVNDFAYMKRREEEMRDTNESTNTRVLYFSIFSMCCLIGLATRQVFYLRRFFKAKKLIE; translated from the exons ATGGCTCGGTTCGCTGCCCTATTGCTTTTACCTGTTCTCATTGAATCGGTATTTTCGATTTCTTTCTTTCTACCTGTAAATTCAAGGAAATGTCTACGGGAAGAGATCCACAAAGACGTGCTCGTCACGGGGGAGTATGACATCAACGACGAGACCAACACCAAAACCAACCTGAAG ATCACAGACTCATCAGGACACATTCTCTACTCGAAGGAAGATGCAACGAAAGGGAAGTTTGCCTTCACAACAGAGGATTATGACATGTTTGAAGTGTGCTATGAGAGCAAGTCACCAATGG GAACTGGGAGAGTCCCAGACCAGCTGGTTAATCTGGACATGAAGCACGGCGTGGAGGCCAAGAACTACGAGGAG ATCGCCAAGGTGGAGAAGCTGAAGCCCCTGGAGGTGGAGCTAAGGCGGCTGGAGGACCTATCAGAGTCCATTGTCAACGACTTTGCCTacatgaagaggagagaggaggagatgagggataCCAACG AGTCCACCAACACCCGCGTCCTGTACTTCAGCATCTTCTCTATGTGCTGTCTGATTGGCCTGGCTACCTGGCAGGTCTTCTACCTACGACGCTTCTTCAAGGCAAAGAAGCTCATCGAGTAG
- the ei2bb gene encoding translation initiation factor eIF-2B subunit beta, protein MPGADKEADLTERIEAFLADLKRGGCGTGPIRGSGETARETTALLRKVTAQARWSSAGDLMEIIRKEGRRMTAAQPSETTVGNMVLRVLKIIREEYARSRGSSEETDQQESLHKLLTSGGLSEENFRQQFNNLKANVIEAINELLTELEGTTDNIAMQALEHIHSNEVIMTVGRSRTVEAFLKDAARKRKFHVIVAECAPFCQGHEMATNLSKAGIETTVIADAAIFAVMSRVNKVIIGTQTVLANGGLRAINGTHTVALAARHHSTPLIVCAPMFKLSPQFPNEEDTFHKFVSPHEVLPFTEGEILSKVNVHCPVFDYVPPELITLFISNIGGNAPSYIYRLMSELYHPEDHDL, encoded by the exons ATGCCCGGGGCTGACAAGGAAGCAGATTTGACAGAGCGAATTGAGGCTTTTCTGGCCGATTTGAAACGGGGAGGTTGTGGGACAGGACCGATCCGAGGGTCGGGAGAAACCGCCAGAGAAACCACAGCTCTGCTTCGGAAAGTAACAGCCCAGGCACGATGGAGCAGCGcag GCGACCTGATGGAAATCATTCGcaaggaggggaggagaatgaCAGCAGCCCAGCCGTCTGAGACCACCGTGGGCAACATGGTACTGCGTGTCCTCAAAATCATCAGGGAGGAGTATGCCAG GTCTCGTGGTAGCAGCGAGGAGACAGACCAGCAGGAATCCCTTCACAAGTTGCTGACGTCAGGGGGGCTAAGTGAGGAGAACTTCAGACAACAGTTTAATAATCTCAAAGCTAACGTCATAGAGGCCATCAATGAACTCCTCACAGAGCTAG AGGGCACCACAGACAACATCGCCATGCAGGCCCTGGAGCACATCCACTCCAACGAGGTCATCATGACTGTCGGCCGCTCACGCACTGTCGAGGCCTTCCTCAAAGACGCAGCGAGGAAACGCAAGTTCCACGTCATCGTGGCTGAGTGTGCCCCCTTCTGCCAG GGTCATGAAATGGCTACTAATCTCTCCAAAGCAGGCATCGAGACCACTGTAATAGCCGACGCTGCCATATTTGCAGTGATGTCCCGAGTGAACAAG GTCATCATCGGAACACAGACTGTTCTGGCCAATGGCGGGCTCAGGGCGATCAATGGAACTCACACTGTGGCTCTAGCAGCCAGGCACCACTCTACTCCGCTCATCGTCTGCGCTCCCATGTTCAAACTCTCGCCTCAG TTTCCTAATGAAGAAGACACATTCCATAAGTTTGTGTCCCCACACGAGGTGCTTCCCTTCACGGAAG GAGAGATTCTGTCCAAGGTGAACGTGCACTGCCCCGTGTTCGACTACGTTCCTCCTGAACTCATCACTCTGTTCATCTCTAACATCGGCGGCAACGCTCCCTCTTACATCTACCGGCTGATGAGTGAGCTCTACCACCCTGAGGACCACGACCTGTAA